In the genome of Raphanus sativus cultivar WK10039 chromosome 4, ASM80110v3, whole genome shotgun sequence, one region contains:
- the LOC108854060 gene encoding nudix hydrolase 13, mitochondrial, producing the protein MESMLMFLADNNSRFCFVLLQSIEAAFFFVLSKKMSNLSARTGRDRQRYDNNFRLVSGCIPYRVVKDEEESDVVDLENKLQVLMVSSPNRHDLVFPKGGWEDDETVLEAASREAMEEAGVKGILREDPLGVWEFRSKSSCEEAECCGGCKGYMFALEVKEELTAWPEQENRQRRWLNVKEALELCRYEWMQSALEEFLRVMTEDDGRAKEEEETLSPSTISNPGERQLDSRYCFVVN; encoded by the exons ATGGAATCTATGTTGATGTTTCTTGCTGACAACAACAGcagattttgttttgttttgcttcaaAGCATAGAAGCTGCATTTTTCTTC gttttatcaaaaaaaatgtCGAATCTTTCAGCACGAACAGGAAGAGACCGTCAACGTTATGACAACAACTTCCGTCTCGTTTCTGG GTGCATTCCGTATAGGGTGGTGAAAGATGAAGAGGAGTCGGATGTTGTTGACCTTGAAAACAAGCTTCAAGTGCTTATGGTTTCATCTCCTAACCGACACGATCTTGTCTTCCCAAAG GGAGGATGGGAAGATGATGAAACTGTTCTTGAAGCTGCTTCTCGTGAAGCTATGGAAGAAGCAGGAGTTAAAGGAATACTAAGa GAAGATCCATTAGGAGTTTGGGAATTTAGAAGCAAGAGTAGTTGTGAAGAAGCTGAATGTTGTGGTGGATGCAAAGGTTATATGTTTGCGTTAGAGGTGAAGGAAGAACTTACGGCATGGCCAGAGCAAGAAAACCGCCAGAGGAGATGG CTGAATGTTAAAGAAGCATTGGAACTGTGTCGGTATGAGTGGATGCAGAGTGCTCTTGAAGAGTTTTTAAGAGTAATGACAGAAGATGATGGAAgggcaaaagaagaagaagagactctTTCCCCTTCCACCATTTCAAATCCTGGAGAACGTCAATTAGATTCTCGCTACTGCTTTGTTGTTAACTAG